A stretch of DNA from Bos taurus isolate L1 Dominette 01449 registration number 42190680 breed Hereford chromosome 25, ARS-UCD2.0, whole genome shotgun sequence:
AGAccgtataaaatttttaaaaattgcaaaataatATGTCAACAAGAGGCATCATAAATGTACAGATTCTTTAGTTCAATCTTTGGTTTTATCATtagtttctatttaatttttcatagaaGTTGGCTATTTTTACTTGGCTAGATAAACCTTGGAAGAAAATGAGTAGCCTTAATGATAGTAGGGGCtacatgaatatttatttgaCCAAATGCAAGACTCTGAAAGGGGCAAAGGCCACATGCTGCTTCCCTAAGCAGTGGCTATCAAGGCAGTAGCGCTGAGCACCCCGATACCCACACTCATTGCACTTTACCTTCAACTCGCCTCTTCTTGGAGCGGGGGTAGCCCTGAGGGCTGACCTCGGCCGTGTTCTCTCCGGGGCTGAGGGAGTGGCAGTAGGTGGTGACTGGACCCCAGGGACGACCAGGTGCCTGGGAGACACGCTGCAGACACTTTTCCAGGTAGGACAGTCTGAGAGAGAGGCGGGATGGAGCCTGTCTGAAGTGGTCACAGCCCTCACCAGACCCTTCCTCTCTCACCCACGTCTTTATCCACCCACCCCTAACTTACAGCAGCTGCTTGTCCTGATGGAAGAGTCGGGGGGAGAACTCCGCGAGGAGCTCCAGGAATGCCAGATTTGGGGGCTGACTGGAGGAGCCAGCTGGAGGAAGCTCAGACAAGGAGAACTTGATGCCTTCCCTTGGTTGAGCAGAATCATTTTAGGAAGACAGGCCCCTCCCAACTATCTCCCAGGGCTGAGGCATCCTGTCCCAGTGCTTCTTCCTCCCCCTGGACCCAGCCTGTCGCCCAGGGATACCCGCTCACCCACGTGACCGCTACTCCTGGACCTGATGACCCTCCCTCTGAGACCTCACTCCCAGCTGGTCCTGTACACAGAGTCTGGAAGAGGCAAGTACCTTGCCTTCTACCAATACTTCCTTACTTGTGTAGCATGACCACAAGGTCACGGTTCTGTAGCTGCTGGGGTCCAAAGCTCAAGGCAAATCTCCTGGCCAGGTCCCTCATCTCGATGAAAGCTGGAAGCTCATTCAGGCCCTGGGGCCCTTGTTCCTGCAGCAGTTCTGTGTATAACTGTCCAGGAGACATGGCACACAGGAAAGGGAGGAACAAGATAGAACAAGCAAGTACAGCAttcctttctctgtcctttaGAAATTCTAAAGGGCTTGGGAAACCATCTGctgtttttactttctttcctctGAGGACACTGACCCTATTCCTGACTGCCTTGAACCAGAGAAGGCTTCACTGTGctctgtaaaaataaattaaaatgcctGTAGTAACTGAAGAATCTGAGAGACGACAGCCAGAAGAAAATTAGGAATTCCCTGTCACTTtattgtggtgctcccatgtGCTAATTCACACAGGAGATCTATGGGATTGGGGTAGAAACTGCCCTGACggttaaaataaattactttttatggATCTACTAGTTACGAAGGAGACTGTCATGTgaaataaaagtcaaaataaGTTAGAAACGTCCTGCTCTGAAAGAGCTCACGTTCTGAACAGCTGGGGGTGGGCTGCAGTGGGGGACACAGAAGGCCTGAGGCCCCCCAGGCAGAAGGGGTACCTGCTTGAGGCTCAGCAGCAGGATTCGGGAACAGTGGCTTCGGTCAATCTGCCTTGCTCTTGTTAATGTTTCCTTGATAATATCACCATAGTCATTGTAGAACTGATGGGAAGGAAGTAGACAAAATGATGTTGACCACAGAAAgggactgtttctgttttgattttttcttcacttttttttcttttctgggtgAGCTGGTATCCCTGGGCGACAGGCTGGGTCCAGCAGGAGGAAGAAGCACTGGGACAGGATGCCTCAGCCCTGGGAGATAGTTGGGAGGGGCCTGTCTTCCTAAAATGATTCTGCTCAACCAAGGGAAGGCATcaagattttttctttccttttccttccaaaaGGACCTGAGGTAGGGAATATGAATCTACGCATGAAACAACTCATACTAGACCACATCTCCGGCCAGCAGAGACAAAGCCCCAGAGAAATCACGGTTTAGGCAAATAACGAAGGGAAGAAACCCTGCCTGGAGTCCATTTCTCAGAGAAGAGTAGGAACCTGCCAGAACACACTGCCACTGCACTGAAACCTTCGCTGTTTGTCTCCCCCAGAACAGAAGCTCCAAGGAGCAGAACAGTTGACTGTTGTTCACTGAGGAGCCCTTAGTGCCTGGGATactaggtactcaataaatagaAATCAACACGATGGTGGGTTGAGGAGACCAAGGTAGGTATCTAGGTACCTTGGAAGGACTGAACCctcttctgttctttttattCCCCTTCTTACATTACCCCATTCCACAGACTAGgctcacagaaagaaaaaaaaaaaaaaaattctggacaGGAAAATTAAGGCATTTTCCCTCCAATGAATTTCTTCCTAACAGCTTTTCCTCCACAATTGTTTTCTAAGGCTCTTTTCTTTGTCCCTTTATTCCAAACCACAGGCCTTCCCCTGACTTTTCCTTTAAGCTTGGTACTATCATTTCCCCCACCCTTTCTGTAGCGCTACAGGGTCTGAGGTCATGAGTCAGAGCCATACTCAGCCTGGCGCCCTGCTGTACCTTGCTGTAGTGCTTGAAAACATCCGAGGCCGCGTCCATCTCCAGCACCCCATAGAGCAACAGCTTGCAGAACCCAGCCAGGAGGCGGCGCCGCTGGTGCAGCTGCTCAATCTGTAAGTGATCCTCCTGGGAATGACCTGGCTCCCCCCAAGCACAGAGTGGAAGTGTCAGAATCACAATTCAGGCCCCCTGCCCTCCAAGCCCAAAGCAGGTCTGAGCCCCAAACCCTTCCCGAGCCCTGGTACCACCGCTCAGCtccccaggctggatgaagacaTGGTCCATGAGGAAGCTGGCCAGCTCAGACTGCAGAGTGGCTTCAGGAATAAAGACAAGGGGCCTGAGGAACTCTCGTCCCCCTATAATCATCTGAGGGCTGAAGATGAGAAGCAGATCACTTAACAAGACAAAAGcctgttgggggaaaaaagagaatgcttaaaaaggacagaaaagtgaCCATGACAGAAATTATATTGCTAAGTTCCCCTCAGAATGGGTTTCCCCAGACCATGGGAGCCGGGCTACAGACGATGTGCGTCCTTGACGAACGCTCACCTGCTCCTGGATCTCAGAATCCACATCTGAGAGGCAGCTCTGGCAGAGTTCGCAGAAGGCTACCATCCTGCCCTTCAAATCCAACAGCTGCTTCTGTGGAGACAACGACTTCAGgggaaggaatgaaggaagaCACTGGTACTCCATTCCTGTTCCCCCTCCTCAGGCCCATATTCACCTGGGAAGCATCTGATCCAGAAATGTGGGTTAGTGTCCAAAGAATGGAAAAATAGACAAGAGTCAAGGCTGGCAGGGTCACCTGTAAGAAccacatgttaaaaagcaaagatcagtAGAGTAACGGGCAGGCGGGGAGACACAGACAGGCAGATACacatgaaggaaagaagaaaaaagcagaccaggagagagagaatgagatgagGAGACACCTACTTCCTTTTCTGGTGAGGAAAAAAGTGATTCTCGACAGTCTTCAGAGAATTCTGCCCTGAGCAGGAATGCCATCTCTTCCTGATTTAAAGTCTCCTATAATCCCTCAATATTATCCTTGACTCCCCAGAAGCCAGAGAGAATGACTGTTTTCAGGTGCTGGGAAAGTACATTCACTTCCGAGAGTGGGACAGAAGGAACGACACGCACGCTGGAGTTCTCATCCACTCCACACCCCTGGGACTGGAACCACCTGCAAGGCGGCCACCTGGGACACGGGGCCCCTAAGACTCCTGCTTCCACATTTCCAACTTGTCTACTTGCCTGGTGAGGAACTTCTCCTGTGTCCACAGCCTTTCGGAGGAGTTGGTAGCAGGGCTCATAAAGCTCCCAGCGGGTTAGGTCGTGGGCactttgtggggggtggggggcggaagAGGGAAATGTTACACTGGAACGGACACCGGCAGGAATAGAAGAGGGAGCAGGCAGGGAGTTGCTCACTTGTAGAAGGCAGAGAGGCGCTTCAGAGTGGCTGCCAGACTGTACACCTCATCTTCATCTAGGAAGGACGACTGAGGAAAAAAGGAAGTCCATGTGGCATTTCCCCGAGAACTCGCAGATCCACACCCCCGTATCTCATGGCCTCTCCCACACAGGTCTGGGGAGTCCTGTCACATAGCCCTACTTCCAACCTGAAGCAGTTCTTCAAGCTCCTGCTGGAAGCGGTCGGTCAGGAGATCCACCAACTGGCTGCGGGCAAAGTCCACGCGGGTGAAAAATGTGAACTCAGGATTACACAGCAGATAGAGGGCGTGAGCGCCTGCCTCAAGCACCGCAGGCTCCGCATGCTTcaccaccacctcctggagctgcTGCAGGAGCAGCTCCAGGTGCTGAGAAAGAAAGGTGGGAGAAGACAGTGTCGTGGGGGAGCTGGGGAAGAGAACTCCTCCTGAGGGGACTAGACACggggagaaagaaacagcattgACAACATTAAACTTCAAGGATAAGATGCCTAGGAGAAGGAAGGCTTATTGGTTTTTCTAGAATCCATGTCCTTAAGAAAAAGCAGGTACTGGCAGTAGAATCTTTGGCTCTGGGACAAAAGCAGCAAGCAAGAGGGAATGTGTCGTCCTCTCCCCTCACTTTCTCCAAGCGCCTGGTACAGTAGATGTTGAGGTCGAAGTAGTTGAGAAGTTGCAGCAGGGGAGCCACCTTCTCTGCATCAGCTGAGAACTGCGGTGATTCAGAGGGAAGCCTACTTACAACCTGCCACACTGCTAATTTGGAGGCCACTTCCTTCCACCCGCTCTTTCCCAGAGGCTGAGCGATGAGGCACCTCTACCttggccaggagctgggggagcaGGGGGATGAGGTGCTCAGTCAGCTTCACCTTGTCATCGGCTTGGATCTTACGTTCTTTTGGGGTTAAGCCCTGAAATTAATCATTTGGGGATGGGGGAaaggtgtatgtatgtgtattccTCTGCCTGATAATCTTATCTTCCTAGGAAGATAAGCAGCTCCCTTCAGATTTCTTTTGCTAGAAATGGAATTCTTCGAGAGGCTGAGGAAGGAGCACCCTAACCTAAGACTTGAGGGTAAGGACAGACAGTACCTGCCTGGATTTAACATTGCCAACAACCCTCACCCCCGCACCCCTCACGCTGTACCTTCTTCCCTGTGACCCGTCCCACAGGTGGGTGGCCCTCTGAAGCTTGCCGGACACTGGATACAAGAATTTCTATCAGCGTACTCTCTTGTACATCGCCCAGGTCTGGGTTGGCAGGCGGATGGAAAACACAGATTCATAGATTATCCACACCTGATCCCTAAGAACCCCCTCCATCACCCCCATCACCCATTACCTATGCCTTCTACAAGTCAGGAGAGAAATCTCTCCTGGTTTCCTACAAGGAGGGGAGAGGGCCCCTTCCCTGGCTACCAGCTGGCACATACTCTGGTCCTTCTCCAGCAGCAGGCTTGTCAGACTCTCCCAGTCCTTCAGCAGAGGCCCTGCACAGTCCCACAGGCTGTCAACTAAGTATGCGGCGTGGTCATGGAGCTGTGGGAGGAGGCAGATGTTAAGTCACCGAAGCCATATGTTAACACGCTAGAAGTGGCTCCCGATGAATCATTTCTCCACCGCGTGTAGAGCCAGCTCCCATCCTTCTCTACCTGCACATCTTAGCACAACAGCTCCTTTCCATACGTCACCTCACTCTCCACGAAAAAGGACAGCAGAAGGTAGAAGAAAGTCCTCTGGGGGCGTGGACTTCGGCGACGCTCTCTCCCGCCCACTGCTCTTGTCTCACACTCAGGGTAGAAGAGCCTGGTAGAAGGGGCACAGGGAAAGGGCACAGcacaggagaaaggaaggagtACAAGTTACCTTGGAGGGAGAGGAttaaaggagaaagagacagagctAAGGAAAGTCTCCAGGGATTGAGGTGGGAAGGAGACACCAAGGGAGACTaatgggttggggaggggagctTAGAACAGCAGCAGATGATGGAGAGAAACCAAGAGAAGACGGCgttataaagaaacaaacaaaaggagCCCCACTCACTTCCAGTATAGAAACTCCCCTGCAGCAGAGGCCAGGGCTCTGTTAGAGGCGTACACAACAGGGTAGATGCTCTCGCAGTCTGCATCCGTCAGCACCCCGTCCATGCTCCTGCCGGGAGAAAAGCAGAACGAGCAGGTGGATGTGGATGTCGTCCTCTGGCACAACCAAGGTTAGAAACATGGCAAAGCCAACAAGGATTAACTCACAAAGAACTTGCAAATAGAAGATTGGGAGACAGAGGGATATGGAGTTAGAGAAGATGGGAAATTTCCCCCCGGAGCTCTTGCAACTTGGGAATGATCTCGGTCTTTCAACCTGTACAGACAAGAGTCAACCTACAATGCGTGAAGGGAGAGAGACTCTGGAAGGGCTTGTCTGATACTGAAAAGAGAACCCTGAGATCCCTGTCTCTCCACTGCCCAGGACTCACTTGAGTATAACTATCAGCAACCTAACGGCCTCCACTGCCACATCATACTCTCGGTCCATGACCATGGAAACCATCCGGTCCTGTAAGAAGGAGAACATCACTTAGTACCTCCTTGCATCCATCCCCAAACACCAACCTCTCAGAATCTGAGAGATTCCTAAAGAGGGGGTGTAGAAGCAGATACTGGGATAGCCACAGATACATAAAAGCAATACAAGTGGGAAAATGAGGTGCGGAAATGGGAACCACAGACAGGGCCAAGCACAGGAGCACGGTCCTGATTCTACCTTAAAGCGGCTGGTAAAGAGCTCCAGGCGCGAAGTCAAGTCTTGGTTGCCATACAGCCCTTTCAGAGCCTTCAAGCACTTCAGACGCACATCTCGATGCTACTGAGGAGAATGGAAATATGAATGACTCCTCCTCTACTTACCCCTACTGGATCTCCATACTTCCCTCTCAGGTTGCTCATCCTGGGCCTGGGTATCCTCTATATTGAAGACTCTGAGATGTCTCAAAAAGAATGAATGACTGTCTTCTCACTTAAAATCCCAAATTCTCCTTTTCAGCAGAATTAAGCAATCCTGCTAAGAGGATCTTCTGGCTACCACCCCAGCACTTGTATCACCACCCTATCAGTAACTGTCTTGCCTTTTCATAGGCAAAGTCTTTCTTCCCTCAACTCTGTTTTAAGGCATTTACTCCCCTAAATATATCCTTCTCTCCCCTAACTTCTCTTACCCTCCCCAGGACTAGGGGAGTTCTGAGGTTCAGTGCCTTGATGAGTTCATCACTGATCACTAGTGAAACACCTAAGTGGCAAGACCAGGAAAAGCTGAAGCACCCTGGGGCAGGGAAGAGGACTGAGTCAACTCTCACCTTATCATGCAGGGTCCAGCCAATGTATTTTAAGTAGCTGTCAGTGAGGAAAGAGGTGCTGTAGCTCTGCATCCAAGACCCAATCTCCTCGATGCAGATAGCACGGATCTCAGGAAGGACATCCCTAGGCACAGAGAGAAAGCTGACCCTTTTCACCTTCTCTCCAAACTGACTTTCTATCCTAGCAGATATGTTTGTCACAGAAGAGTCTATTTTCTTGACTAAACATCAAGTACTAGCCCTTTCACTTCCTCGTCCcaatgtaaataaaatacattaaaaagtgaACAGTTCCCTTCCGTAACCAATCATTAAAACTTATCCTCTATGCcccttttaaaaactgattttggAATCTTAACTATCAGCCAAACTGTGTGTGTGGTGAACTGAGATACAGCTGATGTACAacataagtttcaggtgtacaacagtgATTCATAATTCTTAAAGATTATGTTTCATTTATCGTAAGACTATCGGTTATATTCCCTATGTTATACAACATATCCACGTGTATGTGTTGATTCCACTTCAAGAAAAGATTAAATCAGCTGAAGGGTTCTGAAAAGGCAGAGGCTGAAATCTAGGTAAGAGTGAGACACAAACATGGACACTCTTTAACTTAATTCTACCAGCTATTTACCCAGTATAAAACTCCCCTGCCTTTAGCACAGTGAAAGGCAGGGTGAAGTGGGCTGGGGAAAGGCCTGAAGAACTGTAAACCCTCAGAAAGGCCCTGCTTTGGCTCTCTCCTCTTGTCCTCTCAAGGCTCAAGCCCCAtgaagatgggggaggggaggtctTGGGCAAAGTTGGAGCAGAATAATACTCATCAATGCCTGATGCTCTTATCTTCCCTCCCAGAAGAGTTTATGCAATCCTTTGTAGGCAGGAATAAATTAAACCCAATTTGGAACATTTGTTAAAGAGTTTTTTCTGAGCTGTGGGACTACAGATAACAGGGTTAGGAGGGGACCTTGTTATTTCTATAGACTCCGTAACTGAGGACCCAGCTGCTTCAATGAAAGGAGCCCAGTAACTCACCTGTACCGATGTACAAAGACACCCCTGAAAAGGGCATTCATCATCCCTTCAATCTCCTCTTGATGCTCTTGAAGCTGGAGGATGGGGAGGAACAGGTCAATCTCTCATGTCCCCCAGCAGTATAAGGCcacaaaaatattagaaaaatatgacATTCACCTGTTTCCTATTAATTACAGGGCACAGTCTGAACCTCCTGTATCCTATGTTCccttttaaacctttttttattttcaggTCACATGGCTTTATTTCCCACATGTTCACAATACTTCTATCTCCCCAAATCACTTTTTTCTCCATGTGAAAAATACACATCTATAAATAAGGTATGAAAGCTACAAGCcactctccctctttcctttgaGGGTATGGATTAGATACCTTAGAAAAGAATACCACCTACTCATCCACATGTGATACTGGATAGCCCGGTGAAGTTAGGCAGTCAGTAAGATACCTCTAAAATACAAAGCTGATGAGAAAGCTGGAGTTGGCAAATGAAAGTAATTAAGCTAATCAGTCtaaagcagagaaaaagaaaatgaagccaaTAAGTTATCAGAATAGAAAAAGGTTAAACCTTCTAATTCTAAAAGAAGCTGTATAGTCAACTAATGCTTCTGAgatttgttttgaaaaaatatcCCTTCTGTGTCTTGTTATTTTGACCATCTTTGGCTATTCAGAGGTCCTAGCTGGTAGTTATACAAGTTTTTTACGAACATCAActggggaaattttttaaataaatgcaatttgtttgataaaagaaattgaacaaaaaaagagaaggaagcaattagattcagttcagtcgctcagtcgtgtctgactctttgcaaccccatgaattgcaggatgccaggcctccctgtccatcaccaactccgggagttcactcaaactcacatccatcgagtcggtgatgccatccagccatctcatcctctgacagaatgtggtccactggagaagggaatggcaaaccacttcagtattcttgccttgagaaccccatgaacagtatgaaaaggcaaaatgacaggatactgaaagaggaactccccaggtcggtaggtgcccaatgctactggagatcagtggagaaataactccagaaacaatgaagggatggagccaaagcaaaaacaatacccagctatggatgtgactggtgatagaagcaaggtccaatgctgtaaagagcaatactgcataggaacctggaatgttaggtccatgaatcaaggcaaattggaagtgatcaaacaggagatggcaagcgtgaatgtcgacattctaggaatcagcgatctaaaatggactggaatgggtgaatttaactcagatgaccattatatgtactactctgggcaggaatcccttagaaatggagtggccatcatggtcaacaagagtccaaaatgca
This window harbors:
- the STAG3 gene encoding cohesin subunit SA-3 isoform X4 encodes the protein MPTLRSSSSRYHSSSSPSSTSSPLRRAVAGGRRSVSAASSSSVSVAMPCDDGDSKQTSEGDSESLSAGEGSDFEDSLRRNGKKRAAKRPLKPTPAKLPKKRSQTVRANGQKESEPPASDLFDAVKGAKSDMQSLVDEWLDSYKQDQDAAFLELVNFFIRSCGCKGTVTPEMFKKMSNSEIIRHLTEQFNEDSGDYPLTASGPSWKKFQGSFCEFVRTLVYQCQYGLLYDGFPMDNLISLLTGLSDSQVRAFRHTSTLAAMKLMTSLVRVALQLSLHKDNNQRQYEAERNKGPGQRAPERLESLLEKRRELQEHQEEIEGMMNALFRGVFVHRYRDVLPEIRAICIEEIGSWMQSYSTSFLTDSYLKYIGWTLHDKHRDVRLKCLKALKGLYGNQDLTSRLELFTSRFKDRMVSMVMDREYDVAVEAVRLLIVILKSMDGVLTDADCESIYPVVYASNRALASAAGEFLYWKLFYPECETRAVGGRERRRSPRPQRTFFYLLLSFFVESELHDHAAYLVDSLWDCAGPLLKDWESLTSLLLEKDQNLGDVQESTLIEILVSSVRQASEGHPPVGRVTGKKGLTPKERKIQADDKVKLTEHLIPLLPQLLAKFSADAEKVAPLLQLLNYFDLNIYCTRRLEKHLELLLQQLQEVVVKHAEPAVLEAGAHALYLLCNPEFTFFTRVDFARSQLVDLLTDRFQQELEELLQSSFLDEDEVYSLAATLKRLSAFYNAHDLTRWELYEPCYQLLRKAVDTGEVPHQVTLPALTLVYFSILWTLTHISGSDASQSLSPQKQLLDLKGRMVAFCELCQSCLSDVDSEIQEQAFVLLSDLLLIFSPQMIIGGREFLRPLVFIPEATLQSELASFLMDHVFIQPGELSGGHSQEDHLQIEQLHQRRRLLAGFCKLLLYGVLEMDAASDVFKHYSKFYNDYGDIIKETLTRARQIDRSHCSRILLLSLKQLYTELLQEQGPQGLNELPAFIEMRDLARRFALSFGPQQLQNRDLVVMLHKEGIKFSLSELPPAGSSSQPPNLAFLELLAEFSPRLFHQDKQLLLSYLEKCLQRVSQAPGRPWGPVTTYCHSLSPGENTAEVSPQGYPRSKKRRVEGPSRQHREDISASQEESLQPNSIPATPMLTSTAVKSGQPLGASEEMEEGGSSELAFPQGLYLLGNPRSRSLSPQHFQTPLNPSDPGLGKQLTRLSLMEEDEEELEIHDDLSEDWQGSGKSSSSSEHRLDLLDSTELNTEDF
- the STAG3 gene encoding cohesin subunit SA-3 isoform X3, whose translation is MPTLRSSSSRYHSSSSPSSTSSPLRRAVAGGRRSVSAASSSSVSVAMPCDDGDSKQTSEGDSESLSAGEGSDFEDSLRRNGKKRAAKRPLKPTPAKLPKKRSQTVRANGQKESEPPASDLFDAVKGAKSDMQSLVDEWLDSYKQDQDAAFLELVNFFIRSCGCKGTVTPEMFKKMSNSEIIRHLTEQFNEDSGDYPLTASGPSWKKFQGSFCEFVRTLVYQCQYGLLYDGFPMDNLISLLTGLSDSQVRAFRHTSTLAAMKLMTSLVRVALQLSLHKDNNQRQYEAERNKGPGQRAPERLESLLEKRRELQEHQEEIEGMMNALFRGVFVHRYRDVLPEIRAICIEEIGSWMQSYSTSFLTDSYLKYIGWTLHDKHRDVRLKCLKALKGLYGNQDLTSRLELFTSRFKDRMVSMVMDREYDVAVEAVRLLIVILKSMDGVLTDADCESIYPVVYASNRALASAAGEFLYWKLFYPECETRAVGGRERRRSPRPQRTFFYLLLSFFVESELHDHAAYLVDSLWDCAGPLLKDWESLTSLLLEKDQNLGDVQESTLIEILVSSVRQASEGHPPVGRVTGKKHLELLLQQLQEVVVKHAEPAVLEAGAHALYLLCNPEFTFFTRVDFARSQLVDLLTDRFQQELEELLQSSFLDEDEVYSLAATLKRLSAFYNAHDLTRWELYEPCYQLLRKAVDTGEVPHQVTLPALTLVYFSILWTLTHISGSDASQSLSPQKQLLDLKGRMVAFCELCQSCLSDVDSEIQEQAFVLLSDLLLIFSPQMIIGGREFLRPLVFIPEATLQSELASFLMDHVFIQPGELSGGHSQEDHLQIEQLHQRRRLLAGFCKLLLYGVLEMDAASDVFKHYSKFYNDYGDIIKETLTRARQIDRSHCSRILLLSLKQLYTELLQEQGPQGLNELPAFIEMRDLARRFALSFGPQQLQNRDLVVMLHKEGIKFSLSELPPAGSSSQPPNLAFLELLAEFSPRLFHQDKQLLLSYLEKCLQRVSQAPGRPWGPVTTYCHSLSPGENTAEVSPQGYPRSKKRRVEGPSRQHREDISASQEESLQPNSIPATPMLTSTAVKSGQPLGASEEMEEGGSSELAFPQGLYLLGNPRSRSLSPQHFQTPLNPSDPGLGKQLTRLSLMEEDEEELEIHDDLSEDWQGSGKSSSSSEHRLDLLDSTELNTEDF
- the STAG3 gene encoding cohesin subunit SA-3 isoform X5, with protein sequence MTGTRSRLQRGTRVLYLSRTTLLHRDSESLSAGEGSDFEDSLRRNGKKRAAKRPLKPTPAKLPKKRSQTVRANGQKESEPPASDLFDAVKGAKSDMQSLVDEWLDSYKQDQDAAFLELVNFFIRSCGCKGTVTPEMFKKMSNSEIIRHLTEQFNEDSGDYPLTASGPSWKKFQGSFCEFVRTLVYQCQYGLLYDGFPMDNLISLLTGLSDSQVRAFRHTSTLAAMKLMTSLVRVALQLSLHKDNNQRQYEAERNKGPGQRAPERLESLLEKRRELQEHQEEIEGMMNALFRGVFVHRYRDVLPEIRAICIEEIGSWMQSYSTSFLTDSYLKYIGWTLHDKHRDVRLKCLKALKGLYGNQDLTSRLELFTSRFKDRMVSMVMDREYDVAVEAVRLLIVILKSMDGVLTDADCESIYPVVYASNRALASAAGEFLYWKLFYPECETRAVGGRERRRSPRPQRTFFYLLLSFFVESELHDHAAYLVDSLWDCAGPLLKDWESLTSLLLEKDQNLGDVQESTLIEILVSSVRQASEGHPPVGRVTGKKGLTPKERKIQADDKVKLTEHLIPLLPQLLAKFSADAEKVAPLLQLLNYFDLNIYCTRRLEKHLELLLQQLQEVVVKHAEPAVLEAGAHALYLLCNPEFTFFTRVDFARSQLVDLLTDRFQQELEELLQSSFLDEDEVYSLAATLKRLSAFYNAHDLTRWELYEPCYQLLRKAVDTGEVPHQVTLPALTLVYFSILWTLTHISGSDASQSLSPQKQLLDLKGRMVAFCELCQSCLSDVDSEIQEQAFVLLSDLLLIFSPQMIIGGREFLRPLVFIPEATLQSELASFLMDHVFIQPGELSGGHSQEDHLQIEQLHQRRRLLAGFCKLLLYGVLEMDAASDVFKHYSKFYNDYGDIIKETLTRARQIDRSHCSRILLLSLKQLYTELLQEQGPQGLNELPAFIEMRDLARRFALSFGPQQLQNRDLVVMLHKEGIKFSLSELPPAGSSSQPPNLAFLELLAEFSPRLFHQDKQLLLSYLEKCLQRVSQAPGRPWGPVTTYCHSLSPGENTAEVSPQGYPRSKKRRVEGPSRQHREDISASQEESLQPNSIPATPMLTSTAVKSGQPLGASEEMEEGGSSELAFPQGLYLLGNPRSRSLSPQHFQTPLNPSDPGLGKQLTRLSLMEEDEEELEIHDDLSEDWQGSGKSSSSSEHRLDLLDSTELNTEDF
- the STAG3 gene encoding cohesin subunit SA-3, which encodes MPTLRSSSSRYHSSSSPSSTSSPLRRAVAGGRRSVSAASSSSVSVAMPCDDGDSKQTSEGDSESLSAGEGSDFEDSLRRNGKKRAAKRPLKPTPAKLPKKRSQTVRANGQKESEPPASDLFDAVKGAKSDMQSLVDEWLDSYKQDQDAAFLELVNFFIRSCGCKGTVTPEMFKKMSNSEIIRHLTEQFNEDSGDYPLTASGPSWKKFQGSFCEFVRTLVYQCQYGLLYDGFPMDNLISLLTGLSDSQVRAFRHTSTLAAMKLMTSLVRVALQLSLHKDNNQRQYEAERNKGPGQRAPERLESLLEKRRELQEHQEEIEGMMNALFRGVFVHRYRDVLPEIRAICIEEIGSWMQSYSTSFLTDSYLKYIGWTLHDKHRDVRLKCLKALKGLYGNQDLTSRLELFTSRFKDRMVSMVMDREYDVAVEAVRLLIVILKSMDGVLTDADCESIYPVVYASNRALASAAGEFLYWKLFYPECETRAVGGRERRRSPRPQRTFFYLLLSFFVESELHDHAAYLVDSLWDCAGPLLKDWESLTSLLLEKDQNLGDVQESTLIEILVSSVRQASEGHPPVGRVTGKKGLTPKERKIQADDKVKLTEHLIPLLPQLLAKFSADAEKVAPLLQLLNYFDLNIYCTRRLEKHLELLLQQLQEVVVKHAEPAVLEAGAHALYLLCNPEFTFFTRVDFARSQLVDLLTDRFQQELEELLQSSFLDEDEVYSLAATLKRLSAFYNAHDLTRWELYEPCYQLLRKAVDTGEVPHQVTLPALTLVYFSILWTLTHISGSDASQKQLLDLKGRMVAFCELCQSCLSDVDSEIQEQAFVLLSDLLLIFSPQMIIGGREFLRPLVFIPEATLQSELASFLMDHVFIQPGELSGGHSQEDHLQIEQLHQRRRLLAGFCKLLLYGVLEMDAASDVFKHYSKFYNDYGDIIKETLTRARQIDRSHCSRILLLSLKQLYTELLQEQGPQGLNELPAFIEMRDLARRFALSFGPQQLQNRDLVVMLHKEGIKFSLSELPPAGSSSQPPNLAFLELLAEFSPRLFHQDKQLLLSYLEKCLQRVSQAPGRPWGPVTTYCHSLSPGENTAEVSPQGYPRSKKRRVEGPSRQHREDISASQEESLQPNSIPATPMLTSTAVKSGQPLGASEEMEEGGSSELAFPQGLYLLGNPRSRSLSPQHFQTPLNPSDPGLGKQLTRLSLMEEDEEELEIHDDLSEDWQGSGKSSSSSEHRLDLLDSTELNTEDF